Within Spinacia oleracea cultivar Varoflay chromosome 4, BTI_SOV_V1, whole genome shotgun sequence, the genomic segment CCTGAAAATCCTTTTTGCACCATATGTATGTTCCTTGTTCAGTTCCATGTGAGTATTCCCTGTGGTTATTCATGTGTTCACAGACATCACAGTAACTTCCACTGTGTGTTCTTGTATACTTTCTTGTTTTCAGCCTAATGATgtcaataaatatgatattggTGATTGCACATTGCATGGTGTTCATTTTGTTAAGACATACATACATTTGTATTCTTTTAGTTTGAGGAGATGTCATCACATGTATGACATTACTCGAAACAAGACGGAAGCTATTATTTCTTCTTCTACTTGAAAATATGACATGCACGGCGTGTATTTTGTTACCAGATAAGTTTATAAACATATATTGTTTGATTTGGGGGGATATAAGACATGACTACTCGAGAACAGACAGAAGATGTCTCTTTCTTTTACTTGTGTTTGGTGTGGGGGAAATGGTCAAAACAATATGATATTTTTTTGCAGTTTATATGCATTTTCTTCCATTGTAATGTGTGGGATTCTCATGTTATGTTAGCATTTTACATTTTGGACAAGTGAATAAAAGGGCAAGTTTTTTTTTAGATGGCGAACCATGCGGCTATTGCAGCTGCTTTTGGAGGTGTTTTCCCTCCTGGAATCACAGGAATGAATGACAGGTGCACACTCCTTGTTTCTAGCCTAAATCCTGATGTAAGTCAACTCCCTTCCTTTGCCTCTTATGACTCCCTCCTGCTATGTaattgttttattattattattttatcgtTGTGGTAATTTGTGATATGGGTTGTATTTCAGAGTATTGATGAGGACAAACTATTCAATTTATTCTCTCTATATGGGAACATAGTGAGAATTAAACTTCTTCGTAATAAACCGGATCATGCCCTAGTGCAGATGGGTGATGGCTTCCAAGCTGAATTGGCTGTTCACTTTCTGAAGGTGTGCTTTGAATGTttcttttagttttcatttgttAATGGAGTGAGTTAGAACTGAAGTGGTGGTTTTCATTGGGTAATGTAGGGGATAACACTATTTGGGAAGAGATTAGATGTGAACTTTTCCAGGTACCCACAAATCACATCAGGGGCGGACACCCACGAATATGTCAACTCAAACCTGAACCGGTTCAACCGTAATGCGGCCAAGAATTACAGGTACTGCTGCTCACCAACAAAGATGATTCACTTGTCATCTATTCCTCAGGATATTAGTGAAGAGGAGATAGTGAGTCAGTTGGAAGAGCATGGCAGTATTGTTAACACCAAAGTTTTTGAGACAAATGGGAAAAAGCAAGCCCTTGTTTTGTTTGAGAATGAAGAACAGGCTACTGAAGCTCTTGTGTGCAAGAATGCAACAACCCTTGACGGCTCTGTCATTCGCATCTCATTCTCTCAGTCACAGGCAATATGAATGATTTTCCAGATCAACCGTCTATTCCTCATTTGCATTTGCGTACTATCAGAATCTGAAGCTGTCTATGCAACCTGATTACTTACTTGTATGGTTTTGAGTGTGTTAGAATTATCTTGTTTTTACATATAACTATACTAATTGCTTCTTCTGATAAAAGCTTCTTCACAAGCGATGTTCAGAAGGTTGCAGCCTTGAGCGTATCACTATTTCTTGCTGTATATTCGCGAGTCTGCTACTCCTTTAGTTTTCTAATTCTTTCTTCTTTGTAATACGTTTAATGTGTTGCTATATGCTGCATGAATTTCTAATACTCAGTACTAGATTGGTTGTTTTTATCGTCAGGGCTACCCTTTTTTAAAAATCTGACAACTGAAATTGATTCCCTGCgtctctttatttttgtttttcttatttggAATCTTTTTGTTTATATCTCGATGAATGAATCATACGTAATGTAATGTGCATGTTCAAGTTAAATGCGAGATGTTAGTTTTTTAGAAAAGCGAAAAAAACTCTAAATGAATCCCTCTGGAATCTGGATCATGATAAAAGAAGGAAAGCTTAGTACACAGTTGAATCTGGACTACAAAATTTGCAcatttagttttgttttagaattgaAATAAACTTTTGTTTATTAATTTTGCTCAAAACTACATACTGTATATCCCAAGAGTAATTTGGTTGCCTGCTCAAATAAATAATCAGGAGATTTGAGTGCTGTTACCGGTTGTTTCATTAGCAAAGCAACCAATGTGGCCTCTCGCTCTCCCTTTCGGCTAGGGAATGAAATCCTTATATCATGATTCATGGATCGCTACCcctagggggcgtttggttgggggttttcaggaaagggaatgggaatggaCTGATATCATTCCCTTTGTTATTGTTTGGTTGGCATGTTTCACCATTCCCTTTACCCAATTTCATTTTTGGGTTACCCCAAAAACCTTCTACACTGattccccacccccccccccctagacttttccattcccattccccCAACACTTCTACAAAAACATTTACCACCTTATAACACCCAAAGTCACCTGAACCACCACCCCATGACCCCACCACACCCCACAAAACCACCCCCACCACCCGACACCACCACCCTAAACCCACCAGCACTACCCGAAAACACCCCCTTACCCACCCGAAACCACCCCATGACCCCACCACCACCCCGCGAAACCACCCCTTGACCCACCCCCACCACCCGAAACCACTACATGACTCGAAACCACCACCCCTTACCCACCCCCCACCACCCGAAACTACCCCCTGATCCACTCCCACCACCCGAAACCACCCCATGACCCGAAACCAccccccaccaccaccaccccaaATTCCACCCCAACCctaaaaaattgaagaaaaaacaAGATTTAGAATGAAATTACCTTTTTTTTATGCAATTTATGTCTTGAAATGGTCAAATTCGGCTATGGAATCTTCAGATCTGAGGATTTCATAGTCGAATTAGAACATTTAAACATCAAATTCATCCATAAAATTGTGAGAAAATAAGATTAGAGGGAGGGGGTGCATGGTGGCGGAGGGTGCTGAGCAAGAGAAGGTGGTTGGGTGGGCTGCGGAGGGAGGGTGCGCGGCGGAGGGTGCGCGGCGGAGGGAGGGTGAGCGGCAGAGGGAGGGAGGGAGCAAGGGAGGGTGGGCGGAGGAGGGAGGGAGCAAGGGAGCAAGGGAGGGAGAAGATGAATGGAAAATGAAAAATAcatcccaaacaacattttaaatCAAAGGGTTTCATTCCCATTCCCCTTCTATCCCATTCTTGATTTCATTCCGTTTACCCTGTGTGAACCAAACGCCCCCCTAGTGCCTTTGCTTAGGTTTTTCTATATTATACCATACTCCGTATGTTTTACAGATTTCTACATTGTACTCGAGtgttttatttaaatatttcacATTGTACCCTTGTAGTTGTTAAAGTCAATCAGCTCTATCCCTGATGTCATCCCAATGTTAACAGATTATgttacttttttaaaaaaatatccaGAGATATTTAAGGTTAACAAAAAGATAACATTGATTATAATATAGAAAAACCTTGGTATGTTTTTTAATGTTTGGTTAACAACAAGAATAAGATTGATTAAATTTTACAAGGACAAGAGTACAACGTAGACGAGTTTAAACGCATGggtagaacatagaaatcaaaTAAACACAAGGgtaaaatgagaaaaaaaaactcaaatctTTATATCTTCCATTTTCCTTAGTCATCGTTCCTAGTTAGCCCTTTTGGCACTTAGTTCGAGTCCTTTTGGAGTTTTGAGTTAGATGCGATTCAGATTTGTAAATTTGGGCTCTGTTTGGTTGGGAGCTGTTAGCTGATAGCTAGTTTGACTAGATGTTGGCTGTTAGCTGTTTGCattagctgatttgactagctggttgcattaactgatttgactagctggttgcattagttgtttgtgtaaaaatgtttggtaaattagctgatagttgttagctgtttaatatgtaaaatgaccattaaggacattgacatactttgtttcttattaatattagacaaatattttattgtgttaattttctttctctatatttttctaataaaaattgactaaataaaatatttattttttaaaattattttttatttagtttatttaatatatatttttcaaatagataaatattactaatgaaattttaagcatgattgcaatatacttcgattgcttcaaagtactaatataaaatttattacaacaaaaaacgaatctagtaaatatggtaaaatgaaaaagaaagtgtgagtaatgtttttaggagaaaaatatgtagggtaccaaggttgatagtggttgtaataataagtaatagtaggacaaaatagtcattttcatccactttctcaaacctctaattgcaaaaagctcCCGAGCTTTTACAAAATTAGTtttttcaccccaaaactctcttccaatcCTATCCAAACCAAACACTCTCAATTAGCTTTTTCTaaaggtcaaacctctaattcaccccCCAAAACCTATTTTTCCATCatacctctcctaaccaaacacccccttgATTTCTAATGAGTTAGTGGATGTCAGATTGATTTTAGGTCGAGTCGAGTCGAGTCGAGTCGATTTGGTTTAACCACATTCTTGGATTCAATCAAGTCGGGTCGAGAGAGTAAGAAAGAccgttaaaaacaaaaaaagtgcCGGGAATGAGAACCAACATCAGCAGGCAATGGACACGATTGTAATACGAGCACCACTACTCTCTTCTTATCTCACACCTTCACCTTTCTCACTTCCCTCCAAATTCCCAAGAACCCTAATATCAATTGGGATTCCACTAAAAAATGCACCCAATCAAAGAAATCTAAATTACAAAATTCCATCAAATTCAAAACTGTATAATTCCCAGAAAAACAATGCAGAAATCTTCAACGAGGCGGCATTTGAATCAAATCGCCTCACCCTTGATGCTAAAGCTCGAGAATCAATGGCAGAAGCGTCAGAAAGGGAGATGAGAGAGAGTGAAGGAAAGGAAGTTGACCCAAAAGCTTGGAAATGGAGGATTAGGAAGAGGGTTTGGGATTTAATGGAAGCCCAGAATATTGCTCAGTTTCCTCGACCTGTTCATAATCGTATTCCTAATTTTGTTGGTGCTACACTTGCTGCTAATAAGGTTTTTTCATTAATGTTGAATggtttgatttctttttttttaaaaatatattttctgtGAGGAACTTCATGGGGTTGAATTATTTTTTGGCAGTTGGGTGAACTGGAGGTGTTCCGGGGGGCGAGTTGTGTGAAGGTTAACCCAGATTCTCCACAAAAACAAGTCAGATTCTTGACGCTTTCTGGTTGGTTTTAATTGTTTCTGTTTGTCTTGTTCGTTGTTCGGTAGTACTTGCATATAATGGACATCAATTTTGCAAAACTGAACTTTGTATGATTTGTCATTTGGGATGATTAATTTATTGTATACAACTTGTGGCACAGTGCATATATGGTGTTGCTTGTTAATGTTGGATAGCAGGGAAGCTGGAAGTTTGAGGGTATCAGACTCTTGCTGGGAAATGCTGTTTGAAATTTAGTCATAATATTAACTACTTTGTGTGATTGTATAATTTATATGACACTTGCTGCATTTATATGATATTTCCATTTGATGGGGATTTTTCTTTGTTCCTGTGAAGTAAAGAAATCTAAAAGTGATTGTTTGTTGTGAAACGGTTGGATACTCATTGCATTTTAGACCGAGATCTAGAGTAAAGAGATTGTGAGAAATTAAAgctaattgtgtgtgtgtgtgtgcggggggggggggggggggggggggggggtggggtggAGAGTTTATCTACCCCCCTCTTATTTTGCTCTTCAATTGTGAGTGTTCTgtgtttcttttttgtttaaCCTAAAGGCGGAAGCAGATTGTCTTCATCTTAGATTGAGCTGTCAAGTTTTCTCAAAGTGTAAAATTTGTGAAATACAGCAACATATTTCTGTGAATAACAGATTTTTTTCCCGCTAATCAGTAggaaacattttttttatattggaAGGCAATCagacttattatttataaacaGTCCTAATCTTAGAATCTAATGTTTGATGTAGGCCATTATGGTATATTGGTATGAGGACCACGTGTTATGAATTTTGACACGGAGTAATAATATGGAGACACATGCTGTTGAAAAGTAAAAATGAGGCATCTTCTTTCTATAGAAACCCAGAATGCTCATCATGATTTGCTTGTATGAATAAGTAAAAGTGTGTCTATGGATCATTTCTGTCATGATGCTTAGTTTATCTCATTGGTCTTCTATATTATGCTGTTGACTCATTTCCTTGAGGCTGCTTTGTTGATGCAGAGGGGAAGAAACTGCTGACTCCACAGCCACGTTTAAGGACAGGGTTCTTTTCTATTCTTGAGTCAGAAATGTTGAGTCCAAGCACAATAAATGAGGCATGCACCTCTGTAGGTGTAGCAAAATATGGAAGACCAATTGGGCTGGATGAAAATATCAAAGTAGACTTAATTCTTGTTGGTTCAGTTGCCGTTGATCCAAAGACTGGAGCCCGGCTAGGAAAGGGTGAGGTAGTTTTCcattaaaatattcaacatGCCTTCTTTTTCAATCTCATGTAGCCAGTGTAGGCTGACTGTATTTCGAAATTGTCTGGTAAGGCCTCCTTTGGTAAAAGCACAAATATGTTGAGAGAATCAGCTGCTCATTTATTTCACTTAGGATGGAAATCCTGTTAAGTCTAAATCAATTATATACGAACTGGTATAGGTTAGTATCCCTTTTTGGTTTTCCCGTTTCGTCCAAGTAATGAAGTCCTTGGATGCCACGGGAATAAATCAGTCTATGCATACTTGCATTTCTTCTTAATGGCGTACTTAAGCACTGAACCTTTTCAGCTTTGGATACTAGCATTCTTTTATTGCCATATCTCTGTTTAGAGATTAAGATTCTACAGTGTTGGCTGTTCTTGTGCAGTATAATTGAATTAACTTTTGCGTATAAGAAACAGTCGAGTATTTGATATAAGCTTTTTATTTTGCGTTGTTCagttctattctctttgaaaaTGTCATAAATAAGCCAATAAGGACTTCTTTATTGTTGTTTTGGCTGAATAAGGACTTCTTTATTTCTAACTAACATTCCGTATCAGTGTAATACGCTCAGCCGCCCAGGCTGGTGGTGTGTTATTATAGTGCATGTGGAAAACATAGGTTAACATGTCAATAGTTATTGACCATATCACTTCAATCGAAGCTTCATAGCGATACATCTAAAAGTCTTTGTACAATCCATATGTTTTACCTTCCATCATATCTATTTTCGTATTGATTCTCATCATCTTCAAATGATTTTCCTCTATCCCAGTGTCCTATAGGAGttcatttttattcttttttcaaGAACTATAAATTATGCTCTAAATGCAATCTATTCCCATAGTCTTAACTGCAACTGTTTTTCATCTTCTGATAAGTTCTTTACCTGGGGTGAAGAGAGTGTCCTATCTTAATGCTGTCTAATTTTCTCGTGGTACTCTGATAATATAATTTGGCTTTAGAAAGGCCTATTTCTTGCTTGGCCTCCTACTTTCGCAAGTGTAATTGCATTTGTAAAGAACAGCTTGTAAATTGTAATGTCCAAAACCCTACTCTATATTTTTGAAGGGATTTGCTGAACTTGAATATGGAATGCTGCGTTACATGGGCGCCATTGATGACTCAACACCTGTGGTCACTACAGgtatttatgttctttttctgAATTTCTTACTACTGGTGCTCATTGCGACTGTTCAGTTTTCTCTCAGGGACTGGAAATTTCTTGCCAAAATCCAACATTAATTGTTTTACATCAGACTTTGATAATTGAAGTGTTGAACCTCACTCACTTTGATAATTAATTTTTCAAGATATGTATTGAGTTGTAATCGGAAAATATCATCTCTAGATTTATCATCTCCTGTGAGGAGCGGAGGGTGACATAATTAGGGAAAATTAGATAACGTGCCTGTTGAGTCAGCTCATGCATGGTACGTAATCAGGGTATTTTTCTGCTCATTAACTCATCTGAAGccgtctaaatgagcaaaaagaTATTCTTGGTTAACcggttgtataattaattacctAATTGAGTATCTGTAATAAGATGTTATCAAAGATTAAATCTGGGAATGATTTGGGAATTGAATCTGTAAACTATTTTCAGTAATTACTACATCGCTGCTATTGTTTAAGCTTAACCGGCCAGTTAATAATACTGCAGTGCATGATCAACAACTGGTAGATGATATTCCAGCTGAAAAGCTACTAATTCATGACGTAGCAGTCGACATCATTTGCACCCCAACACAGGTGATATTCACCAATACGGATATACCAAAACCGCAAGGTTAGCAATGAATTGTAGTAGTTGGTCACGTACTTTTCAAACCACGCTTTGAATTGCATTGTTAACATTTAGCTTCCAATTGCATTGTTAATGGTGCAGGGATTTACTGGGAGAAATTGTCTCCCGAGAAACTGGGACAAATACGAATACTGAGAGAGCTAAAGAAGAGGATTGAGCGAGAAACTGGGCAAAAGCTTCCTAGTGGCCCATCTGAGAAGCTGCCCCCAACTGCACAACGAAGACGGCGCTAAACACTTTCTTCTTTTCTAGGCTCTTCAGCTATggaattatacgaagtataatttaTATTTGTGTTACATATGTAGTTACTGGATCAACCCTTGTACAAACACTTACGGTTCCTATAAATATTATACAGTATGAGACATGGCGGAATAATTTATTTTCCTGTTTCAGGTCTGTTGTTTCTATTTCCCCTCTCAATACACTACCTGTTACGGAGTATATAAGCTAACTCTTGAGTAATTTAGTGTCCGCATATATACTGATAATACCCTTATTTAAGATTTGAAATGTTAAACATACTTTTATAAAGTGTTGTAGTGTTGATTGCATATCAaagtagattttttttatttataataaaaCATCAGTTCTCAGTGCACCAAATCCTTGTCAGTTGAATAAAAGAAGCTCACTCTATTAGAtctaatttttcttttctttttttatttttctttgtgtTGGTAACTTGGTATCCAATAGAAAAAGggatgaaaaaataataagtttttaatgtttaaaatcGAATAGAAGAACAAAAGCTGgaatagctcagttggttagagcgtGTGGCTGTTAACCACAAGGTCGGAGGTTCGACCCCTCCTTCtagcgaattttttttatttttgtacgaGGAATAAATTGTACTTTTTTCTagggaaataaataaattgtgcCTTAGTCTATCATCACTAAATTGTACCTTAATCTATCATCACTATATGCTAAAATAGATATCATAAATATCACGTGTCATTTTCTCATGCAATCTTTTAAGACATAGACCAATAAGGTAAACTATGAATGATATTccctcacaaaaaaaaaaaactatgaaTGATACCTACTGTTGTGGGGGTTTTCCGGTAAGCTAGACTTGGAGGTTTCCGGTAGCCGATGTTTAAGCAAGAGTatgtttttagagagagaaagtatagAGAAGGCAGAGCTGTAAAATGTTCTTTCTTTTGATGtaattgtgacccctttttctagggaaatgGGGAtttttatagtactaggttattGGGGGAATGACCTAACATTCCCTTCACATGATTGGCTGAGGCAGGAGGAGAGGACAAGTGTCCTTTCCTCTTGCAGTTTTCTGGCTTTTTAGGGCAtaagtgggctatttgggcctttGCGCCCATCATGGGATACTTGCCACGTATGCCCCTCATGTACAGACataatacatacatttatacgtACACAAATGCAAGTACGTATACTTTGTAGATACGTAGATGGACACTCATACTTATGCGTAGACGGATATTTATACTTCCATGGTTTACTTACGGGGCGTAATGCGTGCCAAGTGTCGCATCTTTATTGGTATATgttggcatggtaattttgcccacaacatttgcccctcaagaagggcatttcagGAAACAATCTTTCGgatatcgcttcttgacctttgataTTCAGGTGCATTTTTGGGACAAGTGTTGAGATAGTGACAAGTGTCACTTTTCTCTTTTTTGCCCCTGTCTATATATAGGGTGggtaaattttcatttttacgTTTCATTTTTACAGAACTCAggacaggcgatttccggcgtatttccaccaccagcaggcgatttccggccaccgcgagactcaacctgttcttcatTAGATTGAACTTGTTCTTCgtgaaactcatcctgttcttcaccaactACTTCTcaaatctttcaaggttagttttcacCTTTCTTTCATGTTTTTTGTCATCTCTTCGTCATTTTTATCCTCGTTAGTAGCCCGCACCTTAGTACTAGGTAAGGACTTATTAGGTTTAAATGAGATTTTTACGCCGCTCGTCCTTTGTCGGGGCGGACGCCCAATcacgtctttttcttcattgttggtcacccctaagccgtgcttcgttcactatgcagaaggcatggctagaaccaagcagaCGGCAGATCCTACTCGCCTGCGTTTGTGAGAGGAAGCAGCCACGcctcctagggagagatattcctCCACCGCCCCGGCAGTTGACGCAGAATATGCCgatctctttcaagagatcgatgaATATGCCGAAGTTGAGGAAGAACAAACTGCAAGCTCGCCTgggggtacagcgagccaggcagtcGGGGAGTCGAGTATAGCTCCATTGCCGTCGGCTGCCGAAGAGCAAGAGGTTGCTCTAGTACCAATTAGGCCAAGAGGCCGGGAAGAAGCTC encodes:
- the LOC110802890 gene encoding 5-formyltetrahydrofolate cyclo-ligase-like protein COG0212 — protein: MDTIVIRAPLLSSYLTPSPFSLPSKFPRTLISIGIPLKNAPNQRNLNYKIPSNSKLYNSQKNNAEIFNEAAFESNRLTLDAKARESMAEASEREMRESEGKEVDPKAWKWRIRKRVWDLMEAQNIAQFPRPVHNRIPNFVGATLAANKLGELEVFRGASCVKVNPDSPQKQVRFLTLSEGKKLLTPQPRLRTGFFSILESEMLSPSTINEACTSVGVAKYGRPIGLDENIKVDLILVGSVAVDPKTGARLGKGEGFAELEYGMLRYMGAIDDSTPVVTTVHDQQLVDDIPAEKLLIHDVAVDIICTPTQVIFTNTDIPKPQGIYWEKLSPEKLGQIRILRELKKRIERETGQKLPSGPSEKLPPTAQRRRR